ACCACGCGCCCATAGTCGATCGTCGAATGATCGGTGAGGATCACGACCGCGTTGGCCCGTTCCATCACCTCACGGGAAAGCGGAATCGAATGCCACATCGCGCCGTGTTCGTCGGTCACGCTGGGAACGTAGGGATCGTGGTAATCGATCCGCGCCCCATCCTTGCGCAGCAAATCCATGACCTTGAGTGCGGGCGATTCGCGCCAGTCCTCGATGTCGCGCTTGTAGGCGACGCCGAGCACGAAGATTTCCGCGCCCTTGAGGGCGACGGCTTGCTCGTTGAGGGCACGGACGACTTTCTCGCGCACGAAGTACGGCATCGTCCAGTTGATCTCGCCCGCGAGTTCGATGAAGCGCACGTTCATGTCGAATTCGCGCGCCTTCCAAGCGAGATAGAACGGATCGAGCGGGATGCAGTGACCGCCGACGCCGGGTCCGGGATCGAAACGCATGATTCCGAACGGCTTGGTCGCCGCCGCGTCGAGCACGTCCCAAATGCTTATCCCGAGCCGGTCGCACAGGAGCGTCATCTCGTTGACGAGTGCGATATTGACGGCGCGGAACGTATTCTCGAAGACCTTGGTCATCTCGGCGACTTTGGGCGAGCTCACCGGAACGACGTTTTGGATCGTCTGCCGGTAGAACGAAGCCGCCACGTCGAGGCAGGCCGGCGTCACGCCGCCCACGACTTTGCTCGTGTTTTTGGTCGTGTAGCGAGCGTTTCCGGGGTCGACGCGTTCCGGCGAAAACGAGAGAAAGAAGTCTTCCCCCACGCGCAGACCCGAGGCGGAGAGAATGTCGAGCAAGATACCGTCGGTCGTACCGGGATAGGTCGTACTCTCCAAACTGATCAGTTGACCGGGGCGCAGAGACCGCGCGATTTCTTGTCCGACGTTGCGAATGTAGGAGATATCCGGCTCCTTGTTGACCGTGAGCGGCGTCGGTACGCAGATCACGATGCAGTCGCACTCGCCCAGCGATCCGAAATCGGTCGTCGCGGCAAGCCTCTTGCCCTCGACGGCTTCGGCCAGCTCGCCGTCTTGCACGTCGCGGATGTAGTTGAGCCCTTGATTGACCTGATCGACGCGAATCGGATTGCGATCGTAGCCGATCACGGAGAATCCCACCTTGGCTTTCTCGACTGCCAG
Above is a window of Candidatus Baltobacteraceae bacterium DNA encoding:
- a CDS encoding nucleotide sugar dehydrogenase; the encoded protein is MKILAPASHGANELKQKIVDRSARVGVVGIGYVGLPLAVEKAKVGFSVIGYDRNPIRVDQVNQGLNYIRDVQDGELAEAVEGKRLAATTDFGSLGECDCIVICVPTPLTVNKEPDISYIRNVGQEIARSLRPGQLISLESTTYPGTTDGILLDILSASGLRVGEDFFLSFSPERVDPGNARYTTKNTSKVVGGVTPACLDVAASFYRQTIQNVVPVSSPKVAEMTKVFENTFRAVNIALVNEMTLLCDRLGISIWDVLDAAATKPFGIMRFDPGPGVGGHCIPLDPFYLAWKAREFDMNVRFIELAGEINWTMPYFVREKVVRALNEQAVALKGAEIFVLGVAYKRDIEDWRESPALKVMDLLRKDGARIDYHDPYVPSVTDEHGAMWHSIPLSREVMERANAVVILTDHSTIDYGRVVDCARLVIDTRNATRNVRDGRANVVML